A region of Mobula birostris isolate sMobBir1 unplaced genomic scaffold, sMobBir1.hap1 scaffold_1453, whole genome shotgun sequence DNA encodes the following proteins:
- the LOC140192471 gene encoding uncharacterized protein has translation MSPSLSHRSPSPFFLSHLPPNTTIAVSPSLSIALHFCLTVSLLSVPSPSPSFSLSHPLSSPPLPLSLLSLSPRPSSILYRSHSLPHLPVRLSPPDDLTSTYSELNFRKEEPRIDEDEDPPIPSGPGGLPTTAQTGPHKQESNENIGNRPYRKICLLCLVTSILVAIVAGLSIHVSQTRQSLITCDGNYRRLWDQHHEMNRTQHQYQQQVRELNSTLQSRTSENSRLDLSQRNCLKNLSVLSNKLSNLENNLTVLNSELSELNQTHTDLRHECNQLETKYRTISENKAQICQYLNRRRGETTSPRNPAPHHWGGGG, from the exons atgtctccgtctctctcacaccgttctccctccccattctttctctctcatCTCCCGCCCAACACCACTATCGctgtctccccctctctgtcCATCGCTCTCCATTTCTGCCTCACTGtgtctctcctctctgtcccctctccctcaccctctttcTCGCTGTctcatcccctctcttcccctcccttgcccctctctctcctctctctctccccgagaCCCTCCTCCATTCTCTACCGCTCTCACTCTCTTCCTCATCTGCCTGTCCGACTCTCTCCCCCAGACGATCTGACCTCCACCTACTCAGAGCTGAACTTTCGGAAAGAGGAACCCCGCATCGATGAGGACGAAGATCCTCCCATTCCCTCGGGACCCGGCGGGCTGCCAACCACTGCACAAACAG GTCCGCATAAACAAGAGTCGAACGAAAACATCGGAAATAGACCGTACCGTAAGATCTGCCTACTCTGCCTCGTTACATCCATCCTCGTCGCGATAGTGGCCGGGCTCTCGATCCATG TATCGCAGACTCGTCAGTCTCTGATCACCTGTGACGGAAATTACCGGAGACTTTGGGATCAACATCACGAGATGAACAGGACCCAGCACCAATATCAACAGCAAGTCCGTGAGTTGAACTCAACCCTTcaatccaggacatctgagaACTCCCGCTTGGATCTATCCCAGAGAAACTGTCTAAAGAATCTTTCCGTCCTCAGCAACAAGCTCTCCAATCTCGAAAACAACCTTACCGTCCTCAACTCCGAACTCTCAGAACTGAATCAAACACACACCGATCTCCGCCATGAATGCAATCAGCTCGAAACGAAGTACAGAACCATCTCCGAAAACAAAGCTCAGATTTGCCAGTACCTCAACAGGAGAAGAGGAGAGACGACATCCCCCCGTAATCCTGCTCCTcatcactggggggggggggggtga